In Malus sylvestris chromosome 2, drMalSylv7.2, whole genome shotgun sequence, the genomic stretch agaaaccctaattcctaaatccctaaaatcaaTTTCAGTACAACAAAGGTGCAACATgcagaaaaattgaaatctgTACAAAAATTTAAAGTAATAGAGGGGAAGAAGAGAAGTTGGAGCCTGGAACATCGTCTTCCTCACGAATCCAAGACGGCTGGGACAAGTTCGTGCTCCTCAGTGGTGTCAACGGCTTGGACTACGGAGACAGAGGGAGACAGGGAGACACGGAGACACAGACGGTTATGGAGTGGTGTCGACGGCTGGGTTTAGGGCGGGTGAGATGGGAGGAGCAGAGGGAGACAGGGAGACACGGACGAGGAGGATCGAGATTCGAGAGATgaagtctctgtgtgtgtgtggaagaactggagaaggggaagggagggagaagactGAGAACTTCTCGGTGAGAACGAAGGCTTAGACCGAcctcagagagagaagagagaagagagagactgagaggaTTCGAGAATATGGTAGTGGAGTGGGAAATGAAAGATCGAGAGAGAGACCTCCGTGTGTGGTGTACGTGtgtggtgtgcgtgtgtggtgtggtGGGGGGGGTCTcgaagtgtgtgtgtggtggagTGTGAGTTCTTCAGTCTTTTTGACTGTCTGAGTGATGGTGTCTAAGAAAAAAAAGCatccaatgctccaaattattcAAAACCAAATCATTCCAAACCTATGTCTACCTCTCTGATCCAATGATCCAAAGAACTTTTTGCAATTTCAGAACATGCACAACAAATACTACTGCTTTAATAATGAAAGCGTGTGACAGTCTTTCACATGCAAAACAGTGTCAATGTCTGTTATATACTTACATTCTTTCATCATCAGAGGCATTCACCGAATTTTAACTTACATTCTTCTTCCCATACCATTTTCAAAACCATTCCAGATCCTTTCCAAAGCCAAGCAACACAAAggcttccatatttaaggtaagtttacaaacttaaatttatattattgtaatttatacaaaaacaaataaatttgtgtgcactcgtatgttaatttttttaagtaattacttgcatgttaattatgttaatttttgtaagtaattaagtaatgttaatattaattgttttaagtaattaagtaatgttgtataattattccctaggataattttaatatgtttaatgttatttattattttattttccttaccattttcaaagtcattccagatccattccaaagcttgaacacaaaggcttcaatatttaaggtaagtttacaaacttaaatttatattattgtaatttatacaacaacaaataaatttgtgtggactcgtatgtgaatctttttaagtaattaatacttgcatgttaatttttgtaagcaattaagtaatgttaatattaattgttttaagtaattaagtaatgttgtataattattccataggataattttaatatgtttaatattatttattattttatttctcttaccatcttcattatcaaattggattattattcattaatattaggtttttttattatcaaattggattattattctttaatattagatttttttattatcaaattggattattattcttttatattaggtttttttattatcaaattggattattattcttttctattaggaattttttttatcaaattggtggattattcattaaatttgattattatcaaattggattattattcatcaccatgttttatattaggataatttttttatcaaattggtggattattcattaaattggattattatcaaattggattattattcatcaccatgttttatattaggataatttttttatcaaattggtggattattcattaaattggattactatcaaattggattattattatcaaattggattattattcatcaccatgttttaatttaggaaattttttgtaatttaggaaattttttttatcaaattggtggattattcattaaattggattattatcaaattggattattattatcaaattggattattattcatcaccatgttttatattaggattttttttttatcaaattggattattattcattaaattgaattattatcaaattggattattattcattaatattaggttttattattccatattatttgtataattacttaactttttacaatcattttctttactttgtatttaattcttctgtagaataactttattatttaggttctcttatttttatcaaaaaataattgtctaattttaatgaaaaataaatataggtacatttaagatgtcaagtaaacgtgatccagcttgggaacatggagacccaatagacggaaacaaacatggcacaatttgcaaatattgtggtcgggtaatgaagagtggcggagtgacacgactgaagtatcatcttagtggattagatccatcaaaaaatgtccaacgatgcgataatgtccccccagaagtgaaggcattcatcagcacattattaaaaaataaaaaacagcagaaggaaaagatgacacaaggaatggaaaatattcgagctgagctacggggagaagtctatggccaagcggttgacagtgatgatgatgacgatgaggacgaatgtgatgatgacatgggacctgaagaacgacgcagtttgaaacaagcattacgtgcctccaaacagtcagcatgggaaagagaacaccttcataaaattcctaataggggacaaggttccgggacaagtggtggtgcacaaatgagacgggaaggcagtcttagagaatcacaaccaacaccaccaatagccccaagtttatataagtcatccaacgcacgtcaaaagagtgtttggagttatttcaagggaggtaatgtgaaggagggaatggggcgtctaattagcaagttctttatctatgaaaatgtccctgctgcgaaggcttcatcacatcatttcaaaaatatggtagtgggatgtcaacaggccggtgttggagtacaacctcccactccctatgagataagaaacaaatatttggatatggagtataaagacattggcgagtatgttaacaagttgaggtcaaagtgggaaactaatggttgcacaatcatgtgtgacggatggaccggcccgaccagattatctatcatcaacttcatggtataTTCCAATggcaagacaatttttttgaagtctgttgatgcttcagaccatataaagaattacaaatatatttacaaattattgagggatgtaatcatggaggtgggagagcataatgttgtccaagtcgtgaccgacaacggttctgcatttgtcaaagctggaaaaaagttaatgaagcatcataatgtgttttggacatcatgtgcagcacattgtattgatcttatgtttgaggcaatggggaagagagagaatgttgctactgtggtcaaaagagctagaacgatcactaattatatttacaatcacggttggttgttggcaaagatgcgtgaattttgcagaggagaaattattcgtccagctaccactcgattcgccaccaactatattgcattaaacagcctactcaagaagaaagcagggttgaagcaactattcaccagtgatgattgggccaaccacaattttagccgctcaaatacaggtcgtttggtggaaagtatagtgcttgatcatgctttttggagtcaaacagaacatgtgtgtcaagtgtttgaacctctttacaaagttttacggatcgttgacacagaagtgtatcctactatgggggctgtatatgagttgatgcgtgtagtgaaggatgaattggaaagaaaacatggtgcaaggtgggtcgtaaaaataattgaagaccgatggtataaaacattataccacgatttgcatgcagcaggtataaattatgtcataatttgcaattcatttctttagttgcataagtattatttatcttattagagtatgtgtttctttgaacatcatattatttgaatccccgataccaatacagacccggtgttggagatgatggtacccttatacgtgctgtacataatgtatactctatattagaccctgcatcatcagcagttggccaatttggaaatgaggtacacaattacttaaattataataattactttgttggattaaactaacacaatttattgtattcagctaacatggtttaaagatgcaagaagaacatttggagaaccaacatcagttgctgctcgaacaaatatgtctcctagtgagtataaacatatttcactataagtttataatagaatttgttggagttattaggcttatcaacattatttttcattgtagctgaatggtggatcatgtatgggaccgatgcaccaactgtgagaaagttagcaataaaagtattatcacaaacagcttcctcatcagcttgtgaaagaaattggagcacatttgcactcatccatacaaagcaaagaaataagttggctcatagtagcttggaaaattagtttattgctactacaacatgaagcttcaaattcgagataaggaagcagaaatcgatcatgtcgaccgtggtgacccactagatgtgtttgatattgttggtgaagatgatgatacggagggtaaccaactttttcaatggattagacctcttcatttagatgatgatgaaggcaacccagctcccagagttgctgaagaagcacgtaatgaagggataaatgtagaaagagtattagaggaggaggtgggatctagcagcgctgactctttcgAAGAACTTTTGCACCCAATGCCAagcaacactggaattccacctttttccaatcctacacaaccacaacatcgtgctgatactaatgatagctctagtacaagatcaggagactcacctaccaccggaggtgggaatgatgaaggaaatagtggagctggaggtagtggagctggaggtagtggtggtggatatggaaactattatggaccaccacctcccggatatatgagccccttcactggtgaggcaaacttcacgcatgcaacacaagatgatgaccatggcagtaggcgggcaggaccaggaattggtgccatagggaaggactatacttgcagagaaagaggcaaagggattttgtcaagtcaagaagatgactcgttatctagaacttcagactcttttggattgggaagtagtaactatggttatactcataaccaaccatttccctacccttcatatcccattcctgttgggatggaatcgagcgactcatggaatcaatcccagcctcaatcttcaaatgatttttcttatggacaacctcaaccaatctcggatccatatgggtggcatattaacaattacatgcaaaactattttggggatttatcatttgataactactcttcacaatacattcattctacacatagagatgatgaagatagtgacaaatttgaacctcataggaactctatgtggtactaaagtgtaaaatattgtactaattcattatatataaatgattatggtgtgtttagacttctttcattaattactacatattttctacactcataatgtttgtcagatcgctatataatcaacttgataatgttaaatccatcatgcaatgcatttccttccaattttttgtgataaactaatagataattgactaaataaacatcctacaaagtttcaatacaaatttccaagtttttcttacaatttccgtggtttccctgtaatttttatcgatatcgatattttaccgatatttccatcgatatttccgtgttttcggactaccgatatttccgatatcaccgatattttcttccttggttataCTTCCTCCATGAAAAAGTCTTTAATGTGTCATCGATCATTTATTATtggaggaggattctctcccctcttaaTTTCTCTCATCTTCCCTTCTCTCCTATTTGAATGGTCaaggttaagtcacgtcaacatcttttattgatttttttttttagaaataataagataaaaagcaatgtgtgagaggaggggagggAAAGGGATTTGAATAGCAGGGGAGAGAATCCAACTCCTTTATTATTCGGCCAAGTGTCAGAGTATGGTGTTAATTTCTTGACCTAATCAGATAAACGGTCCTCGTGGTGGTAAGGTAATCGTAAGTTAGCCCTCATGGTAAAAAAATAAGGATTTAAACCCTCATAGTGTAGTCCGTTAGCAAATTGAATccaaatgtgatttttcccgTTAAATGCAGGGGTAAAAATGTACTTTGATatgcatcttcttcttcctcacctcTCTGCTCTGTCTGTGATTTGTATTTGAGCAGCCATTTGAGTTTGAGTAATGAGAATGAGAATGAGAATGAGAATGGTGGGAGGGACATTACTCGATGGGAAGCCAAAATCTTGAATCGGCTCAAGGAAAAGCCTGCAAGGATTGAGTTCATATGGTTGTTTCGGAGGAACATGACTGGGTTTTTGTAGGGACCTATGATGTTCTTGATTACTTGCTTACTTGCTTACTTTCTTTAATGGCCCTGATGTTCTTGATTACTTGCTTTCCAATTACTCTGCTGTGCACAAAGAACTCAAAGGTTGCTCTGGAATGACAAAGTTCGAAATTGAAATCGAACCCGCAGAaataaattctttttctttttttcgttAATATTAATGTGTATGAATCAAAATCCAACCACTAACCACACATCCACATTTTCTACCAGAATAACACTAAATCCTcacttaaaaaaagaaaaattactaTACCAAAATGAATCATTTACTTTATGATTTCCATAGATTGAAATCAAGAGAGGTGACCATAAAATTGACAACCATGACTACTTGAAACACTCGAAACGAGTTTTTCATTCATAGAAGCCAAGACTTATTTAAGCAAAAACCAAACAGACCAGCAGCACATGCAGAGAGACGGTGAAGTGGAAATGATTGGTTCAACCCCTGTTCGTGCACTCCCTCGCGAAATGGTTGGACTCAGCGCACTCCTAGAAGCTTCCTGAAGCACCTCCGCCTCCACCACCGTTACGACCACCACCTCCATAGCCGCCTCCGCCGCCATAGCCTCCACCTCCTGAGAGCAGTCCCTCGCCATGTGTCCAGACTCGCTACACTTGAAGAGAGAATGTGAATAGAAAGAAAGAATGTGTTAAAATACATTTTTATCCTGCATTTAATTGAAATCtaacttttggactaaatttacTAATGGACTAAACCACGAGGGTTTAAATCTTAATTATTTTACCATGAGGGCTATCTTCCgattatccgattaggcctaaTTTCTTAAAGTGTGATTGAAATAAGATGTGCTTGGTTGTGATGTACCAAATTTATTGATTATTGTAGATAGCGCTTTATCGTAGTTACAGAAACCTATCATTCCTACACACCTTGGTGTGAGTTTAATCCTCATCAATGTTCCACAACTAACTTTCCAACTCactagagtaaattgtagcaatgatcccttaactttaacctaattagagtaatggtctctcaactaaaaatccattaccattggtctcgcaactcatcaaaacgtgaggtgagatagagagagaggaggaagagggTAATTAGAGAGAGGATCTGTGGGGTGGGGAATGCGAATGGGGAAGGGGATTTATGGGTTTCCctctttttaaatttaatttattaattattttttgtaatttttaaatttgttattaagtgtttagccacgtggcacaaatgtggtagccacgtcagcacaaATTGAGACTCCAtatttgccacgtcatcacttaacggttaacttaacagattttctaatggatgtatgaaattgaaataaaatgataagtaaatgtatgaaattgaaatgttttaaagatgttgtaaggaattgaaattgaTCCCAAATATGAAGgcgtaaaatgtaatttacccaataaataaatgaatttaaatttacCAACTACATGTCTTGTTGTTGAGTGTCTCATTGTGATAATTGATGATATACATTAAGATTAGAGTAATGCAAGGTTGaccaattttttaaaccaaatttgcaaactaaattatgtgtcacatattgatgcacaaaattaatgagactttggaacaacgtaaagtgccaagtttgtgaccttctcAATGTTCCTCTGATCACTAAGTGTAGGTGAGTATGTAGAGAGAtaaagatagggaagcaaaaGCAACATGTGCGTGGTGCACCCTAAGTTGGGCTATGTTCCACaagagtagaagagttctcattaatagtgaagAATTTAcacaatacataggttcaagcataaTCACCATGAGTGAGTTCTAATGATGAATTAaagtacaataatgacattagcgattaattgtaggagaatgatctccttttgtAGTTGAGGAGAGTCTCCGGCTTTCGTTCGAGGTCGATATGGGACTCTAGGAgttttattttgatgttgacacgtgtcatgttgtgattgacATCCCGATTGAGAGAAACCTTGTACTTCGGCATGTGTGCCTCAACACGAATCCTTCAATGGTCCATGAAGGTATGAACTTGATCAATGCTTGGTAGTTTCAGAACTGgtgaagtatggtacaaacagtactctcctaagttcccaagtgaggaaaacttctctgTTGGGGACTTGTAAAACTCAAGTCACTGAGTAAACATGAAACTTTCAAGTACCAAGTCTAGGTTATAGAGCTGGATTTACATATGTTCACACATTTTGGATGGCTCATTATTCTAATCTATTCTGAAAGGTATGGTTCTTGGATAACTATCCATCATCAAGGAAAACGCCCTTTCAAAAGCATAGTTAGAggctgttgatgcacaaaaccggaggggtcttagaACACCGTagatccgaccgtgaatctacaagaaagtaaataacacaagatgtatcgtggttcaccccaatgtttgggctacatccacactgatattgtatttctctgagaggattgtgagggagagaacctctgtaatgtgagagtgaggctttgaaagGGTGAGGGGGCTTGaagtttgtgagggtgaggaggcccttttatagaataagggctcctcacttattaaaTATTTGCCTCTccgtttattatataattacatttgagtcccccgagtatttatacgaggtccaaatacggaggccctaagtatggtataaacattagtcccccaagtcttcagtcaagacagtcttttggctggagacttgaaattcagtccatgtgtgggccgaagtaactagatgtcatctAGAACTAATACtcaatatgaggcggtgcccaatctaaAATGATGCTTGACTCGAAGTAGCATATGTTGCGAGGCGGCTCTGCttatggcgttgaaggtgaaggagtcccttttatagaataagggctcattcctcaatacataagtgatgggctagagttgaggctcgcggcgaggcggttgctcagcagacGATAATGCTTTCtcatgatggtgagggagtcatttttatagaataagggctcactcctcaatacataagtgatgggttaggagtgatgttcGTGGTGAGGCGATTGTttagctggcggcgatgctctctaatgatggtgagggagtcccttttatagaataagggttcgctcctcaatacataagtgaagAGTTATAAGTGATACTCGCggtgaggtggttgctcagctggcggcgatgctctctaatgatggtgagggggtcccttttatacaataaaggttcgctcctcaatacatgaataatgggctagagttgatgctctctaatgatggtgaatgagtcccttttatagaataagggttcgctcttcaatacatgaacaatgggctaagtcccccaagtatttttcatgaagcctagttgaggcccaatatatggtacataatgtagtcccccaagtcttcagtcaatagggtctgttggctggagactttaaattgaatccatgtatgggccgaagtggcggttgttcggaggcggtatttgtataccctgcactgaagctttgtatgtgaagccttgcaagtgaagctttgaagctggagctctgtaaatgaagctttcgaagttggagtttttgtaaatgaagcttttgaagctagagctctgtaaatgaagctttcgaagctggagctctataaatgaagctttcaaagctagaactctgtaaatgaagcttttgaagctagagctctgtaaatgaagcttttgaagctagattgacatgagtgatgctcatgaatgtttatgttgattgacatgagtgatgctcatggatgttgacatgagtgatgctcatgaatgttaacataagtgatgctcatgaatgttgacatgaatgatggtcatgaatgtttatgtatgattgacatgagtgatgctcatgaatgtttatgtatgattgacataagtgatgctcatgtataattttggagtac encodes the following:
- the LOC126589902 gene encoding uncharacterized protein LOC126589902 isoform X1, with the translated sequence MSSKRDPAWEHGDPIDGNKHGTICKYCGRVMKSGGVTRLKYHLSGLDPSKNVQRCDNVPPEVKAFISTLLKNKKQQKEKMTQGMENIRAELRGEVYGQAVDSDDDDDEDECDDDMGPEERRSLKQALRASKQSAWEREHLHKIPNRGQGSGTSGGAQMRREGSLRESQPTPPIAPSLYKSSNARQKSVWSYFKGGNVKEGMGRLISKFFIYENVPAAKASSHHFKNMVVGCQQAGVGVQPPTPYEIRNKYLDMEYKDIGEYVNKLRSKWETNGCTIMCDGWTGPTRLSIINFMVYSNGKTIFLKSVDASDHIKNYKYIYKLLRDVIMEVGEHNVVQVVTDNGSAFVKAGKKLMKHHNVFWTSCAAHCIDLMFEAMGKRENVATVVKRARTITNYIYNHGWLLAKMREFCRGEIIRPATTRFATNYIALNSLLKKKAGLKQLFTSDDWANHNFSRSNTGRLVESIVLDHAFWSQTEHVCQVFEPLYKVLRIVDTEVYPTMGAVYELMRVVKDELERKHGARWVVKIIEDRWYKTLYHDLHAAGINYVIICNSFL
- the LOC126589902 gene encoding uncharacterized protein LOC126589902 isoform X2; the protein is MSSKRDPAWEHGDPIDGNKHGTICKYCGRVMKSGGVTRLKYHLSGLDPSKNVQRCDNVPPEVKAFISTLLKNKKQQKEKMTQGMENIRAELRGEVYGQAVDSDDDDDEDECDDDMGPEERRSLKQALRASKQSAWEREHLHKIPNRGQGSGTSGGAQMRREGSLRESQPTPPIAPSLYKSSNARQKSVWSYFKGGNVKEGMGRLISKFFIYENVPAAKASSHHFKNMVVGCQQAGVGVQPPTPYEIRNKYLDMEYKDIGEYVNKLRSKWETNGCTIMCDGWTGPTRLSIINFMVYSNGKTIFLKSVDASDHIKNYKYIYKLLRDVIMEVGEHNVVQVVTDNGSAFVKAGKKLMKHHNVFWTSCAAHCIDLMFEAMGKRENVATVVKRARTITNYIYNHGWLLAKMREFCRGEIIRPATTRFATNYIALNSLLKKKAGLKQLFTSDDWANHNFSRSNTGRLVESIVLDHAFWSQTEHVCQVFEPLYKVLRIVDTEVYPTMGAVYELMRVVKDELERKHGARWVVKIIEDRWYKTLYHDLHAAANMV